One region of Flavobacterium sp. GSB-24 genomic DNA includes:
- the ytxJ gene encoding bacillithiol system redox-active protein YtxJ, translating into MSFFNSIFGSSENSEAPKSKVNWTELTDIVQLMEIEAISNEKPVVIFKHSTRCSISRMALKQFERDYDLEGIVDAYFLDLIAHRDISNEIASRFGVYHESPQLILIKNGKAVYNVSHSDIDAQALKSKV; encoded by the coding sequence ATGAGTTTTTTTAATTCAATCTTCGGAAGTTCAGAGAACTCAGAAGCTCCAAAAAGTAAAGTAAACTGGACAGAATTAACAGATATTGTTCAATTAATGGAAATCGAAGCAATATCAAATGAAAAACCAGTGGTTATCTTTAAACATAGTACAAGATGCAGTATCAGCCGAATGGCATTAAAACAATTTGAAAGAGATTATGATCTTGAAGGAATTGTCGATGCGTATTTCTTAGATTTGATTGCTCATCGCGATATTTCAAATGAAATTGCAAGCCGATTCGGTGTTTATCATGAATCTCCGCAATTAATTTTAATTAAAAATGGAAAAGCAGTTTATAATGTTTCCCACAGCGATATTGATGCACAAGCTTTAAAAAGTAAAGTGTAA